A DNA window from Aureibaculum sp. 2308TA14-22 contains the following coding sequences:
- a CDS encoding 3'(2'),5'-bisphosphate nucleotidase CysQ family protein yields MDFSHLSTIAIKAALSAGKIILKHLNDDVAVQLKDSTTNYASQVVTEVDLKCEKEILAHLLPTCKQFNIALLSEETEDDGGRFEKDFFWCIDPIDGTLAFINKHPGFSVSIALIAKDGTPYIGVVYNPSTNTVYHAIKGKGVFKNNKPFVINTINTHLTYVSDKKLSDTPRAAEIEKILHKKAAALKLNGIKEIAGAGSVLNAIYVLENGPACMLKLPKKENGGGSIWDYAATACLFNELGLPATDFNGGRLDLNKKKNSFMNHRGVFYSNFKY; encoded by the coding sequence ATGGATTTTTCACATCTGAGTACCATCGCCATAAAAGCAGCACTTTCGGCAGGTAAAATCATTCTTAAGCATCTGAATGATGATGTTGCGGTTCAACTAAAAGATTCAACGACGAATTATGCCTCGCAAGTGGTCACTGAAGTAGATCTAAAATGCGAAAAAGAAATTCTTGCTCATCTTTTACCTACATGTAAACAGTTTAATATCGCACTGCTATCGGAAGAGACCGAAGATGATGGTGGTCGGTTTGAAAAAGATTTTTTTTGGTGCATTGACCCTATCGATGGTACCCTAGCTTTTATAAACAAACATCCCGGTTTTTCTGTGTCCATTGCGTTAATAGCAAAAGACGGTACACCATACATTGGCGTTGTGTATAATCCCAGTACAAATACGGTGTATCATGCTATTAAAGGAAAAGGTGTCTTTAAAAACAATAAACCATTTGTAATCAACACAATAAACACGCATCTAACCTATGTTTCCGACAAAAAATTAAGTGACACACCACGTGCAGCCGAAATTGAAAAGATATTGCATAAAAAAGCAGCAGCATTAAAGCTGAATGGTATCAAAGAAATTGCTGGAGCAGGCTCTGTTTTAAATGCCATTTATGTATTAGAAAACGGACCCGCTTGTATGTTAAAACTGCCTAAAAAAGAAAACGGTGGTGGAAGTATCTGGGACTATGCCGCTACGGCTTGTCTATTTAATGAATTGGGACTTCCTGCTACCGATTTTAACGGCGGCAGATTGGATTTAAATAAAAAAAAGAATTCTTTTATGAATCATAGAGGTGTGTTTTATTCAAATTTCAAGTACTAA